One stretch of Terriglobales bacterium DNA includes these proteins:
- a CDS encoding OsmC family protein produces the protein MQRKGSAVWKGGLKDGKGTVSTASGVLKETQYSFATRFENGAGTNPEELIAAAHAGCFSMALSAQLGNVGMTPEAIETTATLTMEKLEAGFTITAVHLDVTARIPGGDRAKFEQAAKNAKEGCPVSRVLNAKITMDAKLVGEKAA, from the coding sequence GGAAGCGCGGTGTGGAAGGGTGGCCTGAAGGACGGCAAGGGCACCGTGTCCACCGCAAGCGGGGTGCTGAAAGAGACGCAATACTCATTCGCCACCCGGTTCGAGAACGGCGCCGGGACCAATCCGGAAGAGCTGATCGCGGCTGCCCACGCGGGATGCTTCTCGATGGCGCTGTCGGCGCAGCTGGGGAATGTGGGTATGACGCCGGAGGCGATCGAAACCACCGCCACGCTCACGATGGAGAAGTTGGAGGCAGGCTTCACCATCACCGCCGTGCACCTGGACGTGACCGCGCGCATCCCAGGCGGTGACCGGGCGAAGTTCGAGCAGGCAGCTAAGAACGCCAAAGAGGGTTGTCCGGTGTCGCGGGTGCTGAACGCAAAGATCACCATGGACGCCAAACTGGTGGGGGAGAAAGCGGCCTAG